From the genome of Methanobacterium petrolearium, one region includes:
- a CDS encoding DUF192 domain-containing protein, which produces MSYVFIVNKTKGSNLGNADVADSFFSRFKGLMLVKNLERGLILKLPSDRSQRASGIHMFFMRIPLDVIFADSDKKIVDTVTLDPWTIYTPVAPARYVIELEKGKLAESQTDIGDELDFTCETA; this is translated from the coding sequence ATGAGTTATGTGTTTATAGTAAATAAAACTAAGGGAAGCAACCTGGGAAATGCCGATGTGGCCGATAGTTTTTTCTCCCGTTTCAAGGGATTGATGCTGGTAAAAAACCTTGAAAGGGGACTTATTTTAAAATTACCTTCTGATAGAAGCCAAAGAGCTTCAGGAATACACATGTTCTTCATGCGCATACCCTTAGATGTTATTTTTGCTGATTCAGACAAAAAAATAGTGGACACGGTCACTCTGGACCCTTGGACTATTTACACACCAGTGGCACCAGCCAGATACGTAATTGAACTGGAAAAAGGCAAATTAGCAGAATCCCAGACGGATATTGGGGATGAACTGGATTTTACCTGTGAAACTGCATAG